A window from Leptospira meyeri encodes these proteins:
- a CDS encoding ATP-binding protein, whose protein sequence is MGNVPLNGEWKIHWKDWNPNENLPQYELTTVPGHWTNLSGEKYPTGFASLSLKILVADHTKNLYLQNGVTRNAFEIAVDGETIYQSGIIGENFAKEVPHLNIQTVSLPHSQNNQINLVIRISCFHYHICGIATPYQLGSNSGINRSFLEAISRDVFVLASLFTLAFFHLILYLFWRDEKTHVFFAAVCFIAAIRLFTTGETRFIYNYLPLGFYETIVKFNGISFVLLYLSFVLYVREIYNAKEYRFVYRANFLVASLLFFALPLDILTFSKFLGIHLILSLFTLFGILYPIIDGVVLKKPGSRFFLFSVIATMALFSLDILTEFAKKGTAYLAQYGFLVFGLSQALFIADRMIENFKNKERLKQEKENAEAKVNFKTSFLSTMSHEIRTPMNGILGMTQILQQTDLTEEQKEYLNLIQFSGDNLLLLVNDILDLTKLESGQFELHLEPVALPKFLNDCINLFKSQSDPNRLLISLELVNPPPNFLITDQRRFTQILSNLLSNAVKFTEKGTITVSVESIPLLEDKVRLSISVKDTGIGIPEDRMEILFQPFSQIHSHLTEKTIGTGLGLAITKKLIEELGGSISVQSVYGRGSNFSFQFDSQIPPDSFRPDVSANQGEFSTKTNWDSKLANKYPVKVLIADDDPINQKVSDLFLKKLGFTALQADNGEKTLDMVRSEQPDLVFMDIQMPDMDGITVTKCIRQSKTISKQPVIIALTANVLEEEKQRCLSAGMDDFMTKPLLLHDLDFMIRKWAKKNLATSNH, encoded by the coding sequence ATGGGGAATGTCCCTCTCAATGGTGAGTGGAAGATTCATTGGAAAGATTGGAATCCTAATGAAAATCTTCCTCAATACGAGTTGACGACCGTACCGGGGCACTGGACAAATCTTTCGGGCGAAAAATACCCAACCGGATTTGCTTCACTGAGTTTAAAGATCCTTGTTGCCGATCATACAAAAAATCTTTATCTTCAAAATGGAGTCACTCGGAATGCTTTCGAGATTGCCGTGGACGGGGAAACCATTTATCAATCTGGAATCATCGGAGAAAATTTCGCAAAGGAAGTTCCTCACTTAAATATTCAAACAGTTTCTCTACCCCACTCCCAAAACAACCAAATCAATTTAGTCATAAGGATCTCTTGTTTTCATTATCATATCTGTGGAATTGCAACACCTTATCAACTTGGATCAAATTCCGGAATCAATCGATCTTTTTTGGAAGCCATTAGTCGAGACGTCTTTGTTTTGGCGTCCTTATTTACATTAGCTTTTTTCCATTTGATTTTATATCTTTTTTGGCGAGATGAAAAAACTCATGTTTTTTTCGCTGCTGTTTGTTTTATCGCTGCAATACGATTATTCACCACTGGTGAAACTCGTTTCATCTATAACTACCTTCCGCTTGGTTTTTATGAAACGATTGTAAAATTCAATGGAATTAGTTTTGTTTTACTCTACCTTTCATTTGTTTTGTATGTAAGGGAAATTTATAACGCAAAAGAATATCGTTTTGTGTATCGGGCAAATTTCTTGGTTGCCTCTTTACTATTCTTTGCTTTGCCACTTGATATTTTAACATTTTCGAAATTCCTAGGCATCCATCTTATTCTTTCTTTATTTACTTTATTTGGAATTTTATATCCCATCATAGACGGTGTGGTTTTAAAAAAACCGGGTAGCCGTTTTTTCCTTTTTTCTGTAATCGCAACGATGGCATTGTTCTCTCTCGATATACTTACCGAGTTTGCAAAAAAAGGAACCGCCTATCTGGCGCAATACGGATTTTTAGTGTTTGGTTTGTCCCAAGCACTATTTATTGCTGATAGGATGATTGAGAATTTCAAAAATAAGGAAAGACTAAAACAAGAAAAAGAAAATGCAGAAGCGAAAGTAAATTTCAAAACCTCATTTTTATCAACAATGAGTCACGAAATCAGAACTCCCATGAATGGAATTTTAGGTATGACTCAAATTTTGCAACAAACTGATCTCACAGAAGAACAAAAAGAATATTTAAATCTAATTCAATTCAGTGGAGACAATTTGTTGTTACTTGTGAACGATATTTTAGATTTAACAAAATTAGAGTCAGGGCAATTTGAGTTGCACCTAGAGCCGGTTGCTTTACCAAAATTTCTAAATGACTGTATCAATCTTTTCAAATCCCAATCTGATCCAAATCGTCTCCTCATCTCATTAGAACTTGTTAACCCTCCGCCAAATTTCCTGATTACTGACCAAAGGCGATTTACTCAAATTCTTTCCAATCTTTTGAGCAACGCTGTTAAGTTTACGGAGAAAGGCACCATCACTGTTTCTGTGGAATCAATCCCATTGTTAGAAGACAAAGTACGATTGTCGATCTCAGTGAAAGATACGGGAATAGGAATTCCAGAAGATCGAATGGAAATTTTATTCCAACCGTTTTCCCAAATCCATTCCCATCTTACTGAAAAAACAATTGGTACTGGGCTTGGACTTGCCATCACAAAAAAATTAATTGAAGAGTTGGGTGGGTCGATTTCCGTTCAAAGTGTTTACGGACGGGGTTCCAACTTTTCTTTCCAATTTGATTCACAAATTCCTCCCGACTCCTTTCGTCCCGATGTTTCGGCAAACCAAGGAGAGTTTTCAACAAAAACCAATTGGGATTCCAAACTTGCAAATAAATATCCCGTAAAAGTTTTAATCGCAGATGATGACCCAATCAACCAAAAAGTTTCGGATCTTTTTTTGAAAAAACTTGGGTTTACCGCCTTACAAGCTGATAACGGAGAAAAAACTTTGGATATGGTACGCTCTGAACAACCGGACCTGGTATTTATGGACATCCAAATGCCTGATATGGACGGAATCACTGTCACCAAGTGCATTCGCCAATCCAAAACTATATCCAAACAACCAGTCATCATCGCTCTTACCGCCAACGTTCTAGAAGAAGAAAAACAACGATGTCTTTCCGCTGGAATGGATGATTTTATGACAAAACCACTTCTTTTGCACGATCTCGATTTTATGATAAGAAAATGGGCAAAAAAGAATTTGGCAACGTCCAATCATTAG
- a CDS encoding MBL fold metallo-hydrolase, whose protein sequence is MATTLGKLPHGDILKRISQSEHFQSGSFQNIEHTEMLAPNSSYWKMAIKYWQKPNSIRPSSPIPSTKINLKELDANKAQYIWFGHSSYLLLAEGKKILVDPVFSGYASPVPFAVQSFEGTDIYLPEDMPDLDILIITHDHYDHLDYETMLKIHPRTKKIIVPLGVSAHLLSWGVPLTKIIELDWFETKEIDSTITVTATPTRHFSGRSVLRNKSLWCSYVLKLGEYKVFIGGDSGYGSVFESIGKKYGPFDLAFLECGQYGDDWPSIHMRPEETALAAANIGAKSFVPVHWGKFILSLHPWNDPIKRVLAASQNIKLNLQVPKIGESFEFTGSGSVDGWWNFQ, encoded by the coding sequence TTGGCAACAACTCTCGGTAAACTACCACATGGTGATATTCTCAAACGGATCTCTCAGTCTGAACATTTTCAATCTGGAAGTTTTCAAAACATAGAACATACGGAAATGTTAGCACCTAACAGTTCCTATTGGAAAATGGCAATCAAATATTGGCAAAAACCAAATTCCATTCGCCCGTCCTCTCCCATCCCCTCTACCAAAATCAATTTAAAGGAACTAGACGCAAATAAAGCGCAATACATTTGGTTCGGACATTCTTCTTACCTCCTACTTGCAGAAGGAAAAAAAATATTAGTGGATCCTGTTTTCTCAGGTTATGCATCTCCAGTGCCTTTTGCAGTTCAATCGTTTGAAGGAACTGATATCTATCTTCCGGAAGATATGCCAGATTTAGACATTCTTATCATCACTCATGATCATTATGACCATCTTGATTATGAAACAATGTTAAAAATTCATCCGAGGACCAAAAAAATCATCGTTCCGTTAGGTGTCTCTGCTCATTTATTGTCTTGGGGAGTACCTCTTACAAAAATCATTGAATTGGATTGGTTTGAAACAAAGGAAATTGATTCCACGATCACTGTTACAGCCACTCCAACACGACATTTCTCTGGACGAAGTGTACTCAGAAACAAAAGTCTTTGGTGTTCTTATGTTTTGAAACTTGGAGAGTATAAGGTTTTTATTGGTGGAGATTCAGGATACGGATCTGTGTTTGAATCCATTGGTAAAAAATACGGACCATTTGATTTAGCATTTTTAGAATGTGGTCAATATGGTGACGACTGGCCTTCCATACATATGCGCCCTGAAGAAACGGCTCTGGCCGCAGCGAATATTGGTGCTAAGTCTTTTGTACCAGTGCATTGGGGGAAATTTATTTTATCACTCCATCCTTGGAATGATCCTATCAAACGAGTCCTCGCTGCTTCCCAAAACATAAAACTTAATTTGCAAGTTCCGAAAATTGGCGAAAGTTTTGAATTCACTGGATCTGGAAGTGTAGATGGTTGGTGGAATTTTCAATGA
- a CDS encoding SDR family NAD(P)-dependent oxidoreductase: protein MKNALVVGATSDIGIYIAESLAKKGYSLSLSGRNKQKLADTQFKIKSELLVPVEIFEWDVTDFHFHQKFYDALSQKPDIVFFVVGYYEDQTKAREDQNELLRTIQTNYSAVVSLINIISLDMEKRREGIIVAISSVAGDRGRQMNYIYGSAKAGLTTYLSGLRTLLFPKGVHITTVQLGPVYTKMSEGHNLIPWLTLQPKDAAELIVQAGLNKKNLVYIRWPWRWIMMAIRMIPEWIFKRLPPF from the coding sequence ATGAAAAATGCACTCGTTGTTGGAGCTACATCCGACATTGGAATTTATATTGCAGAATCTCTTGCAAAAAAAGGATATTCTCTTTCTTTATCAGGAAGAAATAAACAAAAGTTAGCTGATACTCAATTTAAAATTAAGTCTGAACTTTTGGTTCCTGTGGAAATTTTTGAATGGGATGTTACCGATTTTCATTTTCATCAAAAATTTTATGATGCACTTTCCCAAAAACCCGATATTGTTTTTTTCGTAGTCGGATACTACGAAGATCAAACCAAAGCAAGAGAAGATCAAAATGAACTTCTTAGAACCATTCAGACAAACTACTCTGCTGTTGTTTCTCTAATAAACATCATTTCTTTGGATATGGAAAAAAGAAGAGAGGGTATCATTGTTGCCATTAGTTCTGTTGCTGGGGACCGTGGTAGACAAATGAACTATATATATGGAAGTGCAAAGGCAGGGCTTACCACCTACCTATCTGGACTTAGGACTCTTTTGTTTCCAAAGGGAGTCCATATAACAACCGTCCAACTAGGACCAGTTTATACTAAAATGTCAGAGGGTCATAACTTAATCCCTTGGCTCACCTTACAACCTAAAGATGCCGCAGAACTCATAGTCCAGGCAGGATTAAATAAAAAAAATTTAGTTTACATTCGTTGGCCGTGGAGGTGGATCATGATGGCAATTCGAATGATACCAGAATGGATCTTCAAACGCCTTCCTCCTTTTTAA